The sequence ATTAATTATACTACAGCGTTGCATCCTCGAGATTTATTAATTCACTATGTAGGATGTTCAGAGCAAATtgcgaaatttatttaaagtttaaatgatACAACAAACCAAAaaaggatatatttaaattacacataaaGAATAATCCTGAGTGAGATAATAGACCTGATTGTGATTGGAAGAcaaatagtaacaatattaaatattttcatatacagCTTCTGTAAAGGCGCTTTCATTATACTCAGCTAAAGGTCTATTGTAAAATTGAGTGAAAACTAAGCTATTTCCAGACCAACCGGCAAATTGTTCGATTAAATCTATTGACAAACCATTTCTACAAGCTGCCGAAGTAGACGCGTGGCGAGTACTATGTGCAGACTAGATATCCGTGTTAATGCCACTATCACGCATGATTTCTTTTATCCATCTGCTGATAGTGGAAGAACTGGCATTACGAAATGGTTTTTTAGTGGTTAAGAATAGTCGATCAGTATTATCTTCTGATCGCAATCTTACTGTAGCTTCGACATACGACAAGAGCGTCCTTGCAGGACATACTTCTATTTTATTTGGATAAAATGGTATCACTAAATTAGGCATAAGGCAATACGGAGccgatgttttaattatatcattgattataatttgaatagaaGATTCACTAATTTTCACATTTGACATTCTAATAAGTGACAGTGTCTGGACTCGTTGTCCTGTTGACAATGCGAGTAGAACTGCTAGCCTTTTGTAATTTATCCTAAAGGTAAATCTTCATTGGGAAATAGAATCAAAAcgaaatctaaaataatattggtcGATTTCTGGCTCCACCCCGTTTGACTCCGCGTTGAGTCTGACGCGGTAGGGCTTTTCGGTTTCCCTCTTGATATTTAATGTTACTAGAAGTCGAAGCTTCGTTAGTTTTCTTGATTTGAAGACCTGACTTCTCAGCTGATTTAGAAGCTTTTATCTTTTCGGTAAGATTTTCTCCGAATAGCATGGAATCTCTTTGTACATCCTGTACAATATCAAGAAATTTTTTATCTAGTGAGTAAGTGATTAGTTTACGTCGATTTAGCGTATTTTCAAAGTGCAGATCCAGAAGGATTTGATTTGCTTCGGATAAACCCTTAATAATCTCAAGTTTATCCATATCTTTCTCGATTAAGAAGGCTATTAAGTTAGTCAAGGAGGCAATTCCTAGACCTAAATGGTTTTGAGCTTTTTCGAGTcgtttatcacggttttttgtAGACTCAATTAGCACGACTGCTATTTCAAGATTTAGCTTAGGTGCTTTAACTAACTGAAAATTTTCCGGTACAAGGATTTTTTCCATAAGCCCTTTCTTCTGATCTTTATCCAGGCCCTCACACAATATACGACCCCAACGTTTAGAGATCTCTTCCTGAATCCCAGGTCCAAACACTTCTGGTTTTTTCTTAGATTCTCCTAGTATATCAAGTATATCTGTTGTTATAATAGTTGTAATTTGTGGATCCGATGTTGGGTCAGCAGCAGATGTGGATGGCGCCACGTCTTCTCCCATCGTAGAAGGTGCTGCATTATCATATTCCACCAAATTTACAGTGGATCTAATAGCTCGAGGGCTAGATGTAGTTGAATCGGATACATTGAATATTGGACCTGTTTCGCCATTGTATGGAGATCTAGGTTGTGCTACATTTCCCAGATCGGGTACGGATCTCGTGCTATGAGTACTATCTGTTGGACAAAATAATCATGATCGCATCATGatcttattcatattatattactataggTGTGACTGTGATCGCGTCACAGTACTCAAACCTATTAAATACGACTACGGTCGCACCGTTGTACTTAAAGTGCCCGACTATGATCGCATCACAGTACTAAAGCACTATTGTAAAGTTTAAAGATATACTGGTacatacagatttttatttttacttaattaagaGAATTAATTATTGCGGGTAATTGGAAAATAACAACTAGactatgttattataaaattaattaaatgaaacacactttgtaaatatacaaaaaatgtggGTAGTTAACGGCTTATTAAAATTCACAAccttatgaatattatttatatttgaatatttcacatattagaTGAAATGTGATTTAAATAATGGGGAACACGGTGTGAAAGATAACATCcaattagtgttgcccaaatgcaagaacaagacgagacttagccagtcttggtcttggtcttgcgccaatacacctgatcttggtcttggtcttggtcttgcgctcccagtcttggtcttggtcttggtcttgcagcaagagtcttgcaagtcttgcaattacctattagtctattactatttattaaagtttactttaaatcttagaaaaacgtattagaattggaacattgtgagcttgaattaacatagccatagtaaagatcaagcagattaataaataactgaagatttgataagaaattcgaaaaatcaactgacctatatgtcgttttccatggaagtaactgtttcttaataaacatttatgatttataagcttacatttgctaaaacatgtaaaaacaaattaattacaataacttgactgtattttaaagaacaatacttatctgtctagaaagagattgaaccttcaacttataagaaatttaataaaagagttttacgatttatcatttatttgaataaaaataaaatacaacactaatcaacagctttatcattaggttatgatactttatataattttttttgaccaagaattaatacaaagtaaccatctggctgactcatcacttaacctatttctatgttttctaattactaatgatgctttagaaaataacctctcagcaggtactgaagttgcaggtattgagagaaaatcacgggccattttcgataaaatcggATACTCTGTCTCATGCGTCCTCCACCAATCTAAAATGTCTTCCGAGCTGGCAGTTCTTGGTTTTCTCAGGTACTCCTCCAActcggattttttttattcgctatgtttatggtattagtcgtaatgcgcataggtccagtttttcatattctttgatacagtttttgcgtctcatagaattcctaagcgtacctacctatacaccgaactgttacacctaactactcagtgaaatagcgctaagtcctagctgcaagacgcaagagtcttgcaggctatgtcttgttcttgctcaagtcttgcacggtcagtcttggtcttggtcttgctaaaaatacgcggtcttgttcttggtcttggtcttgcaaaaacgcaagaacaagaccaagactgcaagaccaagactgaatttgggcaacactacaTCCAATAACTAAGTACTCACTTGTTTTGTCACTGCTATCTGAACTATCATAACGTCGTAGCCGTTTTTCTAGTTTCCGAATCTTCTTCTTAATATATTCCGGTGAATCCTTACGTTTTCGTTTCCCCATtacacttttataattattcaattgcAAAATAGCATTCAAAAgtctaaattaagtaaataaattatgtttcgaTGTTATGATGCCCGCACAAGAAAAGCGAATGAGCTGACAGCGCGGGAGTGCGGCTGGCAGGCGCCGACGGCAGAAAATGGTACTAATTTGCTCCGTGAGTCAACTgagttccttttttattgatttttactcTAAAAATGTGCTTGATGCCCAGTACATTGAGAAGTGGACTACATAGTGAATTAATAAATCTCGAGGATGCAACGCTGTAGTATAATCTGTTATTTAGGAACAGTGTTGACATATCAACTTTTTGGTTGAAACAAATTCACTCGCAGTCTACCGATCTACCAAGATAAGCCATAAATCTACCAGTTTTTGaagatattacaatttttaatgaaaaatcaaATGTTACAAATGTTGAATGAAGGTACGCGTGTAACAGAACGGTAAgcaaataatttagtaattaaaattataatagataaaatacATACAGCTAGCGAGTTGTGTTTTTTTTCCTCCCGCAAAATATGCAGGACAGCACAAGAAAGTACAGAAATCCAGCCTATAGTCAAGGATATATTTATCTACCGATATCTATCAACGTTTTGGAGTTAATCTACttctttttctaaaattgtttggCCACATTGCTTAGCATCAAACTACcagtcataaattaataaatgtcagAATTCgttaaataagaattataaaaacaaaacgaagTAATTGGCGTGGGACAATGTCTTTCGTAACGTTACACGAGTCTTTTTAACATCAGACATTTACCTATTCGTTCGGAAACCATATCACttgaaaatatttaccaatgaatttcattactaaaacaatattcttggTAAACACGTACAGAAATGCTAAAGTACTAAGGACAAACATATAAATTCTAACGCTTAGCATGTCCGCGGCGGTGGGCCACccgggcgggcgcgggcggcgccgcgGGCGACGCTAGTCTGACGAGACGTCTCAAGTGTCTGCCCGCTACCTGTGTTCGCCCGTTGCTCGCTTCAATATCGACGCATAATTAATGTTTCGCTCGCTTACCAACTTCGCCCCGTCTTGTACGGAGGAACACACTCGATACCTCCCGACTTATCTTACAATTAATTACAGAGTATTTTGAGTGCAAGGGTTAGATAATTAGTGTTGATTTAGTGGCTTCGGATTGgaaaatttattgtttcattagCTAATTATAGTTtctgaattatttttgtgtaatttaatgtatattttatatgaataaacaaataaaagatataattacAAAGTCATTAGCCGCTTTCAACCTCGAATTAACAAACAAGTCAGAACCTTCCACTCTCTGCAACTTCTCAAGGGAGTCGCAACGCTCCTAAACAATCGTCTGTCTTCCCGCACATGGCGAcactaaacaaattaatttacattccaTTAAGATTTCGCATGTACGGAGGTTCAACTACAATCTATGTAAAATCCACCAACCTCTTGGACATTGGGAACTCTACCCGCAATGGATCCATGTACTGAATGGTAGAATTACGCTGTATACACATTTGTCTACAGAACGAGCCGGCACTTATACTATTGTCATCAGAAAACCAATGTGAAATGATAGCTTACTGTTATGTTTCTTATGGTAAGCGACTGCCAGAGGTCCAAAGGCAGTAGGCCGCCGAAACCAATCAGATAATAACAAAATGTAGACGCAATAAATGTTTATCGCATTATTTGTTAGATTTCGAGTGTCGTGCACACTACATTGTTCGTTGTAAGCCGACCGCGGTGGAACTGGTTGCAGGAATGTGGCCGTAACTTTATTGGAAAACCACAGAGTCTTGGTACCAGGAGTTATGGCTGGCGTGACCGGTCAACGAGACGGGACCAAACTTTAACGCTACAGACGAGCTCACGAAGCCGCATCCCGCGTACGTTGTTAGTCTTTACTtgtgttttaatgtaaaaattctGAACTAGATTTATTACCCAACTTCATGTGTTACATAcagaaatgaataattttataaacatttcatGCGAACTTCTGATATCATTTGACCTGGGAAACCATAAAACATTGTCATTCGGCATAATCTCACAAATCAAATCCAAAATTAACCTAATCTCATCATATCTCGCATAGATTCTACGAACTCACGTAATTGGATAGCAAACCCAAACGCTCTCAACACGAGTAGTACTGTAGTCCTCACATTTTTTAA is a genomic window of Manduca sexta isolate Smith_Timp_Sample1 chromosome 22, JHU_Msex_v1.0, whole genome shotgun sequence containing:
- the LOC119190229 gene encoding uncharacterized protein LOC119190229, whose translation is MGKRKRKDSPEYIKKKIRKLEKRLRRYDSSDSSDKTNSTHSTRSVPDLGNVAQPRSPYNGETGPIFNVSDSTTSSPRAIRSTVNLVEYDNAAPSTMGEDVAPSTSAADPTSDPQITTIITTDILDILGESKKKPEVFGPGIQEEISKRWGRILCEGLDKDQKKGLMEKILVPENFQLVKAPKLNLEIAVVLIESTKNRDKRLEKAQNHLGLGIASLTNLIAFLIEKDMDKLEIIKGLSEANQILLDLHFENTLNRRKLITYSLDKKFLDIVQDVQRDSMLFGENLTEKIKASKSAEKSGLQIKKTNEASTSSNIKYQEGNRKALPRQTQRGVKRGGARNRPILF